A single Pedobacter sp. PACM 27299 DNA region contains:
- a CDS encoding aldehyde dehydrogenase family protein, whose protein sequence is MENLVKRPSFKSHYDNFIGGKFVAPVKGVYFDNISPIDGKVFTKAARSSKEDVELALDAAHEAFKTWSKSSAVYRSNILLKVAQKIEDNLEYLATIETIDNGKAIRETLAADLPLVVDHFRYFAGVIRADEGSIAEHDEHTVSIALHEPIGVVAQIIPWNFPLLMATWKIAPALAAGCCTVVKPAEQTPVSIIILMELIGDILPPGVLNIVNGYGIEVGKPLATSSRISKVAFTGSTTSGRLIMQYAAENIIPSTMELGGKSPNIFFESVADKDDAFFDKAVEGAVMFALNQGEICTCPSRLLIQESIYDKFIARVIERTKAIKISHPLDKTSMMGAQTSNEQYQKILSYLNIGKEEGAELLIGGTANKLEGELGTGYYIEPTILKGHNKMRIFQEEIFGPVLCVTTFKTVEEAIEIANDTLYGLGAGVWTRDAHELYQVPRAIQAGRIWVNQYHAYPAHAPFGGYKKSGFGRENHKMMLDHYRSTKNMLISYDKNKLGFF, encoded by the coding sequence ATGGAAAATCTGGTAAAAAGACCGTCATTTAAATCGCATTACGACAATTTCATTGGCGGCAAATTTGTAGCTCCTGTAAAGGGCGTTTATTTCGACAACATCTCTCCGATAGATGGAAAAGTATTTACGAAAGCCGCGAGGTCGAGTAAAGAAGATGTAGAACTGGCATTAGATGCAGCACATGAGGCATTCAAAACCTGGAGCAAAAGTTCGGCAGTATACAGAAGCAATATATTGTTAAAGGTTGCACAGAAAATAGAAGACAATTTAGAATACCTGGCTACCATAGAAACCATAGACAATGGAAAAGCGATCCGGGAAACACTGGCTGCAGATTTACCCCTGGTAGTAGACCATTTCAGGTATTTTGCTGGAGTGATCAGAGCTGATGAGGGTTCGATAGCAGAGCATGATGAGCATACGGTGAGCATTGCCCTGCATGAGCCGATCGGCGTAGTTGCCCAGATCATCCCCTGGAACTTCCCCTTATTAATGGCGACCTGGAAAATCGCACCAGCACTGGCTGCAGGTTGCTGCACGGTAGTGAAGCCTGCTGAACAAACCCCGGTTTCGATCATCATCCTGATGGAATTGATCGGCGACATCCTGCCTCCAGGTGTACTAAACATTGTAAACGGATACGGAATTGAAGTGGGTAAACCTTTAGCTACTTCTTCAAGAATCTCGAAAGTCGCCTTTACCGGCAGTACCACTTCTGGCCGTTTAATCATGCAGTATGCAGCAGAAAACATCATTCCTTCCACGATGGAACTGGGTGGAAAATCTCCGAATATTTTCTTTGAATCTGTAGCAGATAAAGACGATGCCTTTTTCGATAAAGCGGTGGAAGGTGCCGTGATGTTTGCCTTAAACCAGGGAGAGATCTGTACCTGCCCTTCGCGTCTCCTGATTCAGGAAAGCATTTACGACAAATTTATCGCCCGCGTGATCGAGCGTACTAAAGCGATAAAAATCAGCCATCCATTAGACAAAACAAGTATGATGGGCGCGCAGACTTCGAATGAGCAGTATCAAAAGATACTTTCTTACCTCAACATTGGTAAAGAAGAAGGTGCAGAACTTCTGATTGGGGGTACGGCCAACAAGCTGGAAGGAGAATTAGGGACTGGTTATTACATCGAGCCTACGATATTAAAAGGACACAACAAAATGCGCATTTTCCAGGAAGAGATTTTTGGTCCTGTACTTTGTGTGACTACCTTTAAAACGGTAGAAGAAGCGATAGAAATTGCAAACGATACCTTATATGGATTGGGTGCAGGCGTATGGACCCGTGATGCACATGAACTATATCAGGTGCCGCGCGCGATTCAGGCAGGAAGAATCTGGGTAAACCAGTACCATGCCTACCCTGCACATGCCCCATTCGGAGGTTATAAAAAATCAGGTTTCGGAAGAGAAAACCATAAAATGATGCTGGATCATTACCGCAGCACCAAAAATATGCTGATCTCTTACGATAAAAATAAATTAGGATTCTTTTAA
- a CDS encoding AraC family transcriptional regulator: protein MQHKLNPFGLSRAESLKTLVENRTAYTLQNCELNVFETYTESYRVPLVFNDLVITSMLRGKKVMHLSGKSEFDYYPGQTVIVPPSLCMNIDFPEATSDNPTQCIALAIDPDQIRKTITYLNEFFPKEAAASLWQLNFEECHFQNSEDIAGLINKVVRICSERSGATDILADLTLKELLVRIMQKQHLKSLGADLSEQNRNPLAYVLHYIKTNLNEKININSLSDKACMSKATFYRLFKRELGLSPNEFILSEKIAKAKQLLSNPKAKVAAVSYELGFSDANYFIRAFKKLVGMTPGHYQLQVNAGF, encoded by the coding sequence ATGCAGCACAAATTAAATCCATTCGGACTCAGCAGAGCAGAAAGTTTAAAGACACTCGTAGAAAATAGAACCGCATATACCTTGCAAAACTGTGAGTTAAATGTCTTTGAGACCTATACAGAATCTTATCGTGTACCGCTTGTATTTAATGATTTGGTGATCACCAGTATGTTAAGAGGAAAGAAGGTGATGCACTTGTCCGGGAAATCTGAATTTGATTATTATCCTGGGCAAACGGTGATTGTACCGCCATCATTGTGCATGAATATCGATTTCCCTGAAGCAACGAGTGACAACCCAACACAATGTATTGCACTGGCGATTGATCCGGATCAAATCAGAAAAACAATCACCTATCTCAATGAATTTTTCCCTAAAGAAGCTGCTGCTAGTTTGTGGCAATTGAATTTTGAGGAATGTCATTTTCAGAATAGCGAAGATATTGCAGGCTTAATTAATAAAGTAGTCAGAATTTGCTCAGAACGCTCTGGAGCTACAGATATTCTAGCTGATCTGACCTTAAAAGAATTACTAGTACGCATCATGCAAAAACAGCATCTGAAGAGTTTGGGGGCAGATTTATCGGAGCAGAACCGCAATCCATTGGCTTATGTACTCCATTATATCAAAACTAATCTGAATGAAAAAATAAATATCAATAGCTTGTCGGATAAGGCATGTATGAGTAAGGCCACGTTTTATCGCTTATTTAAGCGAGAACTGGGATTAAGTCCGAATGAATTTATTCTCTCTGAGAAAATTGCAAAAGCAAAACAACTGTTGAGTAATCCAAAAGCCAAGGTAGCTGCCGTTAGTTATGAGCTTGGATTCAGTGATGCAAATTACTTTATACGTGCATTTAAAAAATTGGTAGGAATGACACCTGGTCATTACCAGCTTCAAGTAAATGCCGGTTTCTAG